From the Lolium rigidum isolate FL_2022 chromosome 2, APGP_CSIRO_Lrig_0.1, whole genome shotgun sequence genome, one window contains:
- the LOC124692045 gene encoding uncharacterized protein LOC124692045 isoform X3, producing the protein MLMPFPARISQTIHPAPKFFGLHHSHDCRWWGARSKVVFPPLCAIGAGNGAPSGDNVKKRQIAEHIILLRTNPNISDAEEKDMLDYLYTCQYQMRGILTVSLGRIEDPNSENFTHAVFMRFQQKEDIAKFQSSAYYSKVLDGYVKPVSYGLVSVDFESEVEDDIIPLFRRGEVAVLIISTIGTVMLQSSVFHHLTTSNCSGGASSTRICGHRSFVSTLRGLSTCISSLTRWATSSCSCAFEINGLDCLGSVEFLVFERKRC; encoded by the exons ATGCTGATGCCATTTCCAGCTCGGATCTCTCAGACTATACATCCTGCCCCAAAGTTCTTTGGGTTGCATCACTCCCATG ATTGTAGATGGTGGGGGGCTAGAAGTAAGGTGGTTTTTCCCCCTCTCTGTGCAATTGGAGCCGGCAATGGCGCTCCATCTGGTGACAATGTGAAGAAAAG ACAGATTGCGGAGCATATTATTCTGCTTAGAACCAACCCTAACATCTCCGATGCTGAAGAAAAGGACATGCTTGATTACTTGTATACATGTCAGTATCAGATGAGAGGGATACTTACAGTCTCATTAG GCCGCATAGAGGACCCTAATAGTGAGAACTTCACGCATGCTGTCTTCATGCGTTTCCAGCAGAAAGAAGacattgcaaaatttcaaagtagcGCATACTATTCCAAAGTTCTCGATGGCTATGTGAAACCTGTTTCCTAT GGCTTGGTTTCTGTAGATTTTGAATCTGAGGTGGAAGATGACATTATCCCTCTCTTCCGTAGAGGCGAG GTTGCTGTCTTAATCATATCGACAATCGGTACAGTCATGCTGCAGTCATCCGTTTTCCATCAC TTGACGACTTCAAATTGTTCAGGGGGAGCATCGAGTACAAGGAT ATGTGGGCATCGAAGTTTCGTCAGTACACTACGAGGTCTCTCGACCTGTATTTCATCGTTGACCCGGTGGGCAACCAGCTCATGTAGTTGCGCTTTCGAAATTAATGGACTGGACTGCCTCGGCTCGGTAGAGTTTTTAGTTTTTGAAAGGAAGAGATGTTAA
- the LOC124692045 gene encoding uncharacterized protein LOC124692045 isoform X2 → MLMPFPARISQTIHPAPKFFGLHHSHDCRWWGARSKVVFPPLCAIGAGNGAPSGDNVKKRQIAEHIILLRTNPNISDAEEKDMLDYLYTCRIEDPNSENFTHAVFMRFQQKEDIAKFQSSAYYSKVLDGYVKPVSYGLVSVDFESEVEDDIIPLFRRGEDFNYGVEFMLLISFSETASKEAVEDALAHLQNLIIQYSSFIVQATLGCCLNHIDNRYSHAAVIRFPSLDDFKLFRGSIEYKDMWASKFRQYTTRSLDLYFIVDPVGNQLM, encoded by the exons ATGCTGATGCCATTTCCAGCTCGGATCTCTCAGACTATACATCCTGCCCCAAAGTTCTTTGGGTTGCATCACTCCCATG ATTGTAGATGGTGGGGGGCTAGAAGTAAGGTGGTTTTTCCCCCTCTCTGTGCAATTGGAGCCGGCAATGGCGCTCCATCTGGTGACAATGTGAAGAAAAG ACAGATTGCGGAGCATATTATTCTGCTTAGAACCAACCCTAACATCTCCGATGCTGAAGAAAAGGACATGCTTGATTACTTGTATACAT GCCGCATAGAGGACCCTAATAGTGAGAACTTCACGCATGCTGTCTTCATGCGTTTCCAGCAGAAAGAAGacattgcaaaatttcaaagtagcGCATACTATTCCAAAGTTCTCGATGGCTATGTGAAACCTGTTTCCTAT GGCTTGGTTTCTGTAGATTTTGAATCTGAGGTGGAAGATGACATTATCCCTCTCTTCCGTAGAGGCGAG GATTTTAACTACGGAGTTGAGTTTATGTTGTTAATATCTTTCTCGGAGACTGCATCCAAAGAGGCAGTGGAGGATGCATTAGCTCACCTTCAGAATTTGATCATACAGTACAGTTCTTTTATTGTGCAAGCAACCTTAG GTTGCTGTCTTAATCATATCGACAATCGGTACAGTCATGCTGCAGTCATCCGTTTTCCATCAC TTGACGACTTCAAATTGTTCAGGGGGAGCATCGAGTACAAGGAT ATGTGGGCATCGAAGTTTCGTCAGTACACTACGAGGTCTCTCGACCTGTATTTCATCGTTGACCCGGTGGGCAACCAGCTCATGTAG
- the LOC124692045 gene encoding uncharacterized protein LOC124692045 isoform X1 — protein sequence MLMPFPARISQTIHPAPKFFGLHHSHDCRWWGARSKVVFPPLCAIGAGNGAPSGDNVKKRQIAEHIILLRTNPNISDAEEKDMLDYLYTCQYQMRGILTVSLGRIEDPNSENFTHAVFMRFQQKEDIAKFQSSAYYSKVLDGYVKPVSYGLVSVDFESEVEDDIIPLFRRGEDFNYGVEFMLLISFSETASKEAVEDALAHLQNLIIQYSSFIVQATLGCCLNHIDNRYSHAAVIRFPSLDDFKLFRGSIEYKDMWASKFRQYTTRSLDLYFIVDPVGNQLM from the exons ATGCTGATGCCATTTCCAGCTCGGATCTCTCAGACTATACATCCTGCCCCAAAGTTCTTTGGGTTGCATCACTCCCATG ATTGTAGATGGTGGGGGGCTAGAAGTAAGGTGGTTTTTCCCCCTCTCTGTGCAATTGGAGCCGGCAATGGCGCTCCATCTGGTGACAATGTGAAGAAAAG ACAGATTGCGGAGCATATTATTCTGCTTAGAACCAACCCTAACATCTCCGATGCTGAAGAAAAGGACATGCTTGATTACTTGTATACATGTCAGTATCAGATGAGAGGGATACTTACAGTCTCATTAG GCCGCATAGAGGACCCTAATAGTGAGAACTTCACGCATGCTGTCTTCATGCGTTTCCAGCAGAAAGAAGacattgcaaaatttcaaagtagcGCATACTATTCCAAAGTTCTCGATGGCTATGTGAAACCTGTTTCCTAT GGCTTGGTTTCTGTAGATTTTGAATCTGAGGTGGAAGATGACATTATCCCTCTCTTCCGTAGAGGCGAG GATTTTAACTACGGAGTTGAGTTTATGTTGTTAATATCTTTCTCGGAGACTGCATCCAAAGAGGCAGTGGAGGATGCATTAGCTCACCTTCAGAATTTGATCATACAGTACAGTTCTTTTATTGTGCAAGCAACCTTAG GTTGCTGTCTTAATCATATCGACAATCGGTACAGTCATGCTGCAGTCATCCGTTTTCCATCAC TTGACGACTTCAAATTGTTCAGGGGGAGCATCGAGTACAAGGAT ATGTGGGCATCGAAGTTTCGTCAGTACACTACGAGGTCTCTCGACCTGTATTTCATCGTTGACCCGGTGGGCAACCAGCTCATGTAG